The following are from one region of the Dehalococcoidales bacterium genome:
- a CDS encoding HesA/MoeB/ThiF family protein has protein sequence MLTQKDLQRYDRQILIYGFGQEGQAKLKKAKVFLAGAGGLGSPAAIYLAAAGIGTLRVADHDTVELSNLNRQVLHGEESVGQRKADSAAARLGKLNSGIKIETIAETISEANVMRLVGDADAIVDAMDNLPTRYLLNKTAAAKGIPFFHGAVYGFEGRAMTVLPGKTACLNCLYHGAAVPKEKFPVIGVTPGVIGCIQATEVIKYFTGLGELLTDRLLNYDGLLMKFSEFKINRDPDCEVCGEKSRQVKR, from the coding sequence ATGCTTACCCAAAAGGACCTCCAGAGATACGACCGCCAGATATTGATTTACGGATTCGGCCAGGAGGGACAGGCGAAGCTGAAGAAAGCTAAAGTGTTCCTGGCCGGGGCGGGGGGGCTGGGCTCTCCGGCGGCTATTTACCTGGCCGCCGCCGGCATCGGCACCCTGCGCGTCGCCGACCATGACACGGTGGAGCTGAGCAACCTGAACCGCCAGGTGCTGCATGGGGAAGAGAGCGTCGGCCAGCGCAAGGCGGACTCCGCCGCCGCCAGGCTGGGCAAGCTCAACTCCGGCATTAAAATAGAGACCATCGCCGAGACGATTAGCGAAGCCAACGTGATGCGGCTGGTGGGAGACGCGGACGCCATCGTGGACGCGATGGACAACCTGCCCACGCGCTACCTGTTGAACAAAACGGCCGCAGCCAAAGGCATCCCCTTCTTCCACGGCGCCGTCTACGGCTTCGAGGGTCGGGCGATGACGGTGCTGCCGGGCAAGACGGCCTGTCTCAACTGCCTTTACCACGGCGCCGCCGTCCCCAAAGAAAAGTTCCCCGTCATCGGGGTAACGCCGGGGGTAATCGGCTGCATCCAGGCTACCGAGGTTATCAAGTATTTCACGGGGCTGGGGGAGCTACTGACCGACCGGCTGCTGAACTATGACGGTTTGCTGATGAAATTCAGCGAGTTTAAAATCAACCGCGACCCGGACTGCGAGGTATGCGGGGAAAAATCCAGGCAGGTGAAGAGATAA